In bacterium, the genomic window ATCCTGGTGCTGGCGGCGATTCTGATCCCGCAGTTCGGTCTGGCGCGCGAGCGGGCGCGGAAGGCGACGTGCGTCAGCAACCAGCGGAACCTCGAGACCTCGATCGCGATGTGGCAGACCGACAACCCGAGTGTCAACCTAAAGGGCGGCACGATGGCGGCCAACTCCATTCCGCTTGCGGGAACG contains:
- a CDS encoding prepilin-type N-terminal cleavage/methylation domain-containing protein, encoding MLRRLVNKVHGEERGFTLIELMIVILVILVLAAILIPQFGLARERARKATCVSNQRNLETSIAMWQTDNPSVNLKGGTMAANSIPLAGT